The DNA segment GTCGTCTGCTAGTGCATTGgttgtactgcagccatgcaaaaggttgatgacccagcaagcgtgcgcttttgatgttttattattattattattattattatatatattttaggaacagatggggggtatgggcctaaggtgcttgggtgaactggtgtgcttatgcatttttatttaaaaacaacagtttctccacagtcgagggtttgaggcagtttctcttttttgaaactatttccccagctttagaaaacaccatctcgcagggcacagaggatgctggtgttgcgaggtactggtttgccaggtggtacaggtttgggtatagggctttgtttgtcgtccagtacaccagaaggtcctgtgatcgttcaagtggaggggctgacggataacgctgcacctccactatggcatcagcggtggcattcctggacactcttgcttcttcagcatccctgAGGGAACATCACtactcaccagccttccgtccctgaccacgacttctgcctcagagtttctggttcctgtctgctcacctggtcctgacctctccgcctggccccaactttgctgctgctcatccccagtctgctctgctactTCATCGGCCTCatctctgtcactcctgcccgctgtaaacggAACTGTACGGTTCCGAGGGTTCACCCTCGGCTCTGCTCaaacccaatccccgagcctgacACCCATAGACTCTGCGtgggcctgaagaacggactgtttcgtgtgtttccttgtctgccagaGGTCCTGTTTGActgtgtactaataaagggTCTACCAACggttccagctttccagagtgctgcttttgggtccaaattgcacccgTCACAATTTACACGAACAAAGGTGCGAATGCAGCTCGGTCCTGCGATGGTGTGCGAGGCAAACAAAGATGGACACGTGCTGACTTTGGAAAGTGACAAAGAAATGCAGGATTTAGTCAGGGCAAAACAGCAAATTCAGAGTCTAAAACACTCCAGTTACCACTTGGCAAGGGGGAAATGATCTGATGCTGGTGAGCCAGTGTCAGCTGAACAAAAAGGCTGCTAATTAGCTGCAGATTCAGAGGTTGTCAGCAAGAACCAGAAGTTGAGTATGCTATGCCCCCTTGCAGAAATATAACGgtacagcacacaaacacacagcaaactGATGAACATCTGATCAAGCAGAGAAGTCTCATTTGGAAGAACATATTTAGCCTTTATTATGAAATCAAGGAAGTTTTAAGACATTTAGAAGATTCAGGTTTTATAAACAAttacatgaaagaaaaaaaaatgcttctcCTGATCTGGACAGCAGAACATCAGTTAATAATACTCATCATCTGCTCCCTGTTTAGCATCAACCAGGCACTTTAGTtgttcctggttcctcttcaTGCGCCCCAACAGGCTCTTTATCCCTTCtgtgttcagcagctcctctccagtGATCCGACCCAGTGCTGttgtcatctcctccatcaccttcatcacaggctCCAACAGGACCAGATGCCgggtctgcagctctgccacattCCCCACCCCACTCAGCACCCCCAGCTGATTGACAACTCTCCTCATTTTACTctgaacatcagcaacaacctccCGCCTCCCAGACAAATCTCGCAGGTTGGCGTCAGTCTGATGAATTTTGTGGTCAACATCTTGGATTTCACCTTCAGCTTTGGAGATCAAGCTCTGGAACTCCGACACTTTGTTGCAGTATGTTGTGACCTGAGATTCACAGCTGTCCACCTCACTTCTAGCAGTGTCGACGGCACCAGAGGCCTGATCCATATCTATAGCGCCACCAATAGCCAGACCAGAgcctgaaataaatgtaaagtagATTCACATGACCAGATCGTGATTGTCCAAAAACATCTTCAGTGTGTCTCACACTTGTCTTCTAGTAACTTTAGTCAAACACAAAATTACTGAACATGTTTCAAATCATCTGAAGCTTCAACTTTTATTTACTCACCAAGAACCCATCCAATGAATGGGATGGCCAGCAGACCAAGTCCTACATTCCTCATCGTCTCTGCTTCATCCCTCTTCTTTCTCATGTTCTCTAAAGTTTCTTTTGCTGATTCCAGGTTTCTCCTCTGGGTGTTCAGAGCATCTTTGTAGGTCTCCAAAGAAGACCTGTAAGAGCCCAGCTGTTTTTGTAGCTTGTCTAACTCTAactgtttctcctgtttcagcCTTGCTAAACGACCCTGGTCTGCAGTGAGAACCTCAGTCTGCCTGTCCACGTCCTGGAGCTCCCCTGCAGCTATCCTCTCAGAGCTTTCTAGTTGTTGTTCCATATTTAGAATCTGTCTTCTGATATCATGAAAGGTTTGAGTGTCAGGAAGGACCATGTCTGCATGGACACTGAGGAGGATCTCTGAAACTTTATTGAAGGACTGGAGTCCACTCTTCAGTGGGACGATCACAGCCTGGGCCACTTTCCTCAGCTCCCTGTCCTGGGAACCTACAGAACTGTGAGTCCAAAAAGGAAAGCCTTAAGAACCTGGACCAACAGGGTTGATTTACCAAACACTTGACAGGTCATTACGGTGTTTCAATAAGAatatgtttacatttatatttgtgaaCCGTCTATGAACCTTGTTTATGTATTTCTGCATTTACTGATCATTGCTGttaatttttcttttatggTTTATAATAAGTATTTATAGTTCTGGACACCTGTGGTAGCAGGGGCAATAATTACTGTGGCACCAAAAGGCCCACCTGGGACGTAGCTGTAGGTTCGGGGTAAAACAGAAGCtgagctgatggtgagctgTTAGCTGATGCTCTCCTTCGCTCTTCACACCTCAACTCTTGGCTTTACAGTGGGTTAGTGTCAAGGTACCTTAAATGTGTATCATCCATGTAGGATTTTGTGCATTAAAAAAtaactgtgtgaaatgttgGACAATTTTGGCTCATATGCAAATGTTCTGACCTGTTTACGGACGACACACATAATCCAGCCACAACAGTATCTATTATGATTAGTGATGTCAGTGTTAACGCCTTAATTATCACGTCATTGTCGGACCTGGACTTCAGGTAGCTTCTCTTCAGCCCACATAAACAGAACTGTGGACAGCAGGAccgacagctgcagctggtcggACCCACAGACTTCCTGTGAGGCCGACTGTCAAAGTGAATGTATTCATTTTGACATAAGCAAGTTAACGTGTTCCTTTGGACAGCCCTAATTCTGACTGTTGATCAAACTGTATGTAAACTGTGAAGTCTTGTGGTTGTGATACATACCTACAGGAAATGTTCCAAGCCATGATCACACTAGACTGAAAGATGGAGAcctaaatattaaagaaaaaagaaaaagctcattATGACAAACACCTTTCACTGCCTCAGCCTAGCTTTCTCATCGCCCGAACTACACTTTCACCAATATGAAGTTGTTCTCCTCAAATATACATGAGTTCAATGTAGTGGAAGCATGATGAATGAAACCATCCATGCAGTGTCTGCCACTGAGTACTGGAGTACATCCCAGGAATGATAACTGGGACTTTTACAGATAACTCAGAATGTCCTCATATCTCCTATTTGTGTCCAGCATTTGAAAATTGCATGAATCAAAATTCATACTGCACAGAAAGAAGAGATGGTTGACTTCTCTTTGACCTTATGGTGCTTGTAGAAGTGATGTCTTTTAATATGTAATTTTTGAGGTGTTTCATTTGATCTTATAAATTCCTCCAGCTAAACAGAGGGCACGGTTACAGACTGTACATGTGCTAGTTTAGGAAGTACAGtcacaaataaagacagttaTCTCACACATCAACCCTTACAGCAGTCATGGGCAGAAGGAGACAAGACAACA comes from the Takifugu rubripes chromosome 7, fTakRub1.2, whole genome shotgun sequence genome and includes:
- the LOC115250438 gene encoding uncharacterized protein is translated as MAWNISCSSVGSQDRELRKVAQAVIVPLKSGLQSFNKVSEILLSVHADMVLPDTQTFHDIRRQILNMEQQLESSERIAAGELQDVDRQTEVLTADQGRLARLKQEKQLELDKLQKQLGSYRSSLETYKDALNTQRRNLESAKETLENMRKKRDEAETMRNVGLGLLAIPFIGWVLGSGLAIGGAIDMDQASGAVDTARSEVDSCESQVTTYCNKVSEFQSLISKAEGEIQDVDHKIHQTDANLRDLSGRREVVADVQSKMRRVVNQLGVLSGVGNVAELQTRHLVLLEPVMKVMEEMTTALGRITGEELLNTEGIKSLLGRMKRNQEQLKCLVDAKQGADDEYY